TCATCATCAGGGTCTATTATATCATCGCTCAGAATTACTGCAAACGGCTCGTCATTTACAAAAGGTTTTGAACAGTAGATGGCATGGCCAAGCCCCAGAGGAGCGTTCTGCCTTATATAGGCAAAATGAAGGTGGTCTAATTTTTTGATCTCTGCAAGCATGGCGTGCTTACCCTTCTTTTTAAGTGTCTCCTCAAGTTCAAATGCAGAATCAAAGTGGTTTTCGATCGCCCTCTTTGATTTTCCGGTTATCATTATGAATTCGTTAATATCGCATTTCTGAGCCTCTTCAACCGCATATTGGATCATGGGTTTATCAACTATCGGAAGCATCTCTTTAGGGGATGCTTTTGTTGCAGGCAGAAACCTTGTTCCAAGGCCCGCAGCCGGAAAAACAGCTTTTTTTATTATGCTTCTGGTTTTTTTAGGCATTTAGATCTCCTGAAACAGCTATGGGTTTAAGACGTAATATTCTACCATGTATATATAGTTAATGAAAGCAGCAGAATATATAACTTTATTCTACAGTTATGCAAATACCTGTCATTATTTTGGATAGCACGGACATTACTAAACTGACCTGAGACTTTAACATATCGCGGGTTGTCATTATCATTTCATTATGCTACATTTCGGACATGGACCTTACTGACGACGGACACTGTTTTGTCTGCGGGCCTAAAAACCCCATCGGCCTTAAACTGGATTTTTCCTTTGACGGAAAGACGATAACGGCGGAGTTCACCCCGAAGAAAGAGCATCAGGGATACTTCAATATAGTGCACGGCGGGATCATAACAACACTTCTTGATGAGGCCATGGTAAAGCTCGCCATCGCAATGGGAATGCCTGCCGTTACCGCGCAGATGGATGTCCGCCTGAAAAAACCTTTAAATGTGGGTGTTCAGATAACTGTCACGGCTGAGATCACAAAAGAGACCAGAAAGACGATCGAGGCATTTGTAAAGGCAGTGACTGCTGACGGAGTGCTTATAGCTGATGCGAAGGGGAAACTGGTAAAGGTTTAAAAAGCATCTCGCCGATTTTATTTTTCGTGAGGATGTCGGCATTAATTCTTGTAATTCTCATCTGTCTCCCATCTTAAAGAATTGTTGACGATGTATTCACGAATTTTATTCAATTCAGGTTCGCTACGAATTATGTGTTC
The genomic region above belongs to Thermodesulfovibrionia bacterium and contains:
- a CDS encoding PaaI family thioesterase, whose amino-acid sequence is MDLTDDGHCFVCGPKNPIGLKLDFSFDGKTITAEFTPKKEHQGYFNIVHGGIITTLLDEAMVKLAIAMGMPAVTAQMDVRLKKPLNVGVQITVTAEITKETRKTIEAFVKAVTADGVLIADAKGKLVKV